tcagACTCTGTTTATGTTACATAACATACAGACTGTCATGCTATTCTGTTATACTGTCTTGTtctttcattaaaacattaaatacttgtgttttatttgaaggtACTGCAGCAGAAGAGGAACAATCGGCAAGAAAAAGAAGCTCAAATTCTCCACAATGTTAGCTTGCTGTTTATTTGTACTTCTTGTTTTTTCTGGATTCTCTACGTGTCATGGGCATGGCATTGAGAACGACACTGTGTTGGGGAACAGCACTGTCACCCCGTTACTAATTGTCTCTTTTGACGGCTTCAAGGCAGACTACTTAAAGAAGTACAGCTTTCCAAATCTTGAGAAGTTCTTTTCTGATGGCGTCCTTGTGGACCATGTGGAAAATGTCTTTATTACCAAAACTTTCCCCAACCATTACAGCATAGTTACTGGCCGTTATGCTGAAAGTCATGGCATTCTCTCAAGCAGTATGTATGATCCGGACGCAAATGAGACATTTTCTTTAAGCCATGATTCAGACTCGTTTTGGTGGGAGCAGGCCACACCACTCTGGGTATCCATTCAGCAGAAAGGTTACAAGAGTGCTGCAGCCATGTGGCCCGGGACAGACATTAAGATTCACAATCTGACAGCTTCATATTATTTAAAGTATCAGCATAATGTGTCATTTCAAGAGAGAGTTGGCAACCTTACAAAATGGCTTAGCCAAGATTTAGTGAAGTTTGCAGCACTGTACTGGGAGGATCCAGACTACTCCGGCCACTTATATGGACCAGATAATATAACGGAAATGACAAAGGCACTGAAAGAAGTGGATGATCATATTGGCTACCTGATTGACAAACTCAAACAGACGGAGCTATGGAGCAACATTAATGTCATCATTACAAGTGATCATGGAATGGTCCAGTGTTCCTCAGACAGGCTGATACGGCTTGATGACTGCATTGGTCCGAAAAATTACACCTTGGTGGATTTGACTCCTGTTTCTGCAATTTTACCGCTGACCAGTAAGAATGTTTTTCTTGGTTGAGTATCCAGGTCAGATATCATGAGCAGTTAAAGAGGTTAGACATTATAAAGAAGAAACATAGTTATTTTGATTTTCCCAGTACTTTCAACCAGACATTAAAAGTACAGTTTACAAAACTCAGAAGATCTACATTACATTTCCCTAATCTATATATGTGTACTTGAAAGCAATAGATTTAtaccaacactttttttttgtaattgcaatGTTATGAATTTTTAATCCTGTAAATACGCAGTATGtggtttacttttaaagacagtTTATCTCCTAATCCAAAGAAATGCTTTACTTATCTGAAATTTAAAACGCTGTACATATTAGATTAGTCAGGAGCCTTCATGAAAGCATTACAAacctttatttaaaactttttttttgtttgtttttttacagatgtAACTTACGTCTATAATCTGCTGAAGAAGTGTAACCCTCATATGAAAGCGTACATGAAAGAGGACATTCCAGATAGGCTGCATTACAAGAACAATAGGAGGATCCAGCCCATTATCCTTGTTGCTGACGAAGGGTGGACTATTGTTCAGAATGGATCACTTCCTCGGTGTAAGTATTCTTGTCCTTACAGgttcatcacaaaacaaattctGCTGTAAGAGGATGAATTGACATAAAAATGCGTGGCTTTACCTACTCTGCAGTATttgctatttaaatattaataccagttattattattattattattattattattattattattatttattattattattattattattatctaaaacaaaagttaaataataaaaacgcaTAGTTTTAATTCTCTCTCCAGTGGGCGATCATGGCTATGACAACACTTTACCCAGCATGCACCCCTTTCTGGCAGCCCATGGCCCTGCCTTTCGCAAGGGCTACAGACTGAACAGCATCAACACCGTGGACATCTACTCACTAATGTGCCATCTGCTGAGACTGGAAGAGCAACCCAACAATGGCACTTTTACCAACACAAAGTGTATGCTTGCCAGCGAGTGGTGTGTTAATCTTCCAGAAGTCATAGGGATAGTCATTGGTGTCTTTATCTTGCTGACCGCTCTAACGTGCCTGATTGTCATGAAGAGCAACGCGTCGCCCTCGTCTCGTGCCTTCGCACGCCTTGAGCTGCaggacgatgatgatgatgatcccTTAATTGGGTAGAATGCATTCAGTTTTACATCATTCCATTGAATTGCTATTTAAACCCACCGATCAGCACAGTACAATCGCAAAAGCCAGGCACCTACCTGCGTTTGTGTGGTGTAACTTGGAATTCTGCTCAAAATGCAGGGTATTTCAAACGTCCTGGCCCACTGCATGATATAGTGTGTTATATGCAACGACTTTTGAAACACCTGGTATATATTGGGTTATGTGAAGGGTAGTTTAatttatattcataaataaaactaataccCTGTAGGACACCATGTGGACAGATGTATCAATTTGGAGTGATCTTTTAATCCATgaatctagttaaaaaaaaatatataaatatatttttaacacataCTGATTTAATTCCAGTCAAGCAAAGATAATTCAGTCAAATTTGTGAATTTTTAAACTGCCTCTGTCAATTGATATAATCTAGGGAATCAGatcttcaaaatgaaaatgtcttTATTTCTGAGGTGTTTTAGAGCTTTCAGTGCTGtagttgaaatgtatttgtgCCCACCAGTAACCAAACATACATTTCAATGTTTGCACTGCAAACAGTTTAACTTAAGTCTTACACACTTTCTTTGTGTTCATAATTTTACCAATTATGTCACAAGCCAATGCATTTAAATATCCTAGAAGATTGTGCCATAAGTTTAACCTATAGTGCAtaactaaaatgttcctagtaaaattgcctGCATTTCAGGCTTACTTTTAAATCTGTTGCACCtttgtctggatacatttgttggtacagtaatttccGCCTTCGTGACCAGCACACTATTTATACCATTGCCTATCTGGTTGCATTTATGCATGCTTGTGTGAAGTCAGGCCAGTTTTTAAGTTCTACTGTAGTGTAAAGTTAAACATGGTTGTTTGTGGGACACTGAAGCTTTAATCAGCATTTGTTAGACCTAGTAAAACAATATTGTTAAATGTTGGCAGATATTTACCCCACTGTCTGCCACCAGTTCACAACTGATTTCATTGCATTGGGAGTTTTTTGTTGCATGACTCTTGCTTGAAAACTTGGCAGAGGTAACGTAGGCTATACAGTCTGAAAGTGACTTATTAGGGCTGTTCCTCTCATTGGTGTTGTAGAATAGGAAATGTGAAATTGTGCAAACTTCATAAGCAATAATTATTTTGGAAAATATGTTTTAGATATATATTTTGGATAGTTTTCCAAGATGCAATAGTTAGTGATAACAATAGGccagtttctcaaaaaaaaaaacctaaaaaaaacaaaaaatgtatgatGTGTGTCAGGGaaaatttaaagatttaaaataagttattaaaaaaaaaagtaagtataaTAGAACTTGGAAAATAACTGTTACTGCACTGACTTCTGCAGGGAAAACctacatttcagtttatttttgtatttatttttgtaactacagCATAAATTGAGGCAACCAGTGTACCGTACTTGTGCTGGATACTGGTTGCTTGTATTTAGTGTGTTTCTATTAAATTATCTGTGCTTTGTTGCAGTAGATATGATAATTAGGATGGTCAACCTGTGGGAAATATGTCCTACCATAGCAACAGCCTCATCCCAcaaaaaatgctgttttcattGCTACCATCcagataaatgtttttatttccaaGGTACAGAACATCATTTGTCAATTTTTGTTCTTGAACGCCACAGCTTTATGTGGAATTTGGATACGAAAGGCCTTCTGCCATGTGGTTTATTATTTGCCAAATGAgaatatatcaaaatatgaacTTGTATACCTTTGTGTGCATGTACAGTTTATAgtaaagacattttgaaaaacaaaaaagtgtttgaCTCATTTCTTAAGATCATTTGACAGgcaaagagaaggagaggtgatgccttttattggactaactaaaaaataattaaatcataaGCTTTTAAGACCTCACCTCAAGAAGAGACCtcaggtcttgaaagcttgtgatttaattatttttgtagttaGTAACTTGTTTCAAAAATACTAGGAGAAAAGCAATGACCATAGTACTGGCAAGGACAGCTCCAAGGAACCATGAACAGGTGTCCAGTATCCAATGGTCCTGACTCAGGGATGAGTAATCAATCAGCAGGTCTTAGACATTGCTGATAGATCCATTGCTGTCCATTGAAGTGACACCCAGGATAGAGATCCACAGACTTCATTGATTTATTGGTGTAGTTCTTCCTGCATGCAGGACCATGACGAGCTATAACTATTGAATGCAAGGACAAGAAGTGTCTTTCCTggtttcaaatgtgttttgtttgttttttctactaGAGAGCACACCCTTGAACACACAAGCATGGGGCAGTAACTCAGGCCAGATTTGGGGCCAGTTGTTTCACtcaaatcaattcccatttcTATTTCCacttcccattcccttttaatgaATTTCAATTTCAAGGCcttcaaatgtattatattttacaatatcagtcaatcaaatttttattttatatagcacctttcatagtgggccaccatcacaaataGCTACATCTATAATCCAGCAAACGTTTCTGGAGCCATGAGATGCAGGGTAACAACTACTGGATGGTACAAATTATGTAATAAGTTTCGtttttacagatatctttaataGGATCCAGTGGGCTACATTTTCATCTTCTGCCATTCATTTTATTCCTGCTCTTCTGTGGTACAAAacttataagaaaataaacattcaacATAAACTAATGTAATACCTGGGTCAGCAACACAAACATAATGTACCCTATCATATAATAGAACAGTATATAGGCCTATAAGgtgatttatttcaaaatatacatattttcattaaaacgTATCACATTTTCGtccccttacaaaaaaaaaaaaaaaaaaaaaaaaaaaaaaaagatctactgCATTTGTTATTcgtcttttttattgtattattagtctaaaatataaaagcaatctACCCTACAGTCTACCCGCTTCAACAATAAAGTGCTTGCATACATGTGCTTCTAAATATGTAAACTAGACAGGATGCGTGAATTGATCGATTAGAAAATACAAGTTTCTTCCCTTCCGCTTCTCATTTCCCCAGCTTCTCAGAAAGATATTTACGATTTAATCTACCCCTTGATCACCCACAAGTTCATTATCGTTAATTAATCTACAGTATATCTACGTCCTATTACCAACCAGATACAATTGtctaaaactgaaatgtttgtgaaGATTTTTCAccacatatatttacattttccagAAAGTAGTTTTTCATTTACCGTAAGTAAGTAATAAGGTAAAATTGTGAAATTGTGGCATAGCAGGGTTTTCAAGAACACTCgtcaacaaacacattttctcttCCTTTGCAGTTCAGATGCTGATATTGTCTACTGAACGCTTGAAAGGTGCTGCCTGCCTTGTGCAGGTGTGCACCTCCCCCTGCTGGGTCGCTGTGCTATGTAGGTGGTGAAGGTCATGCAAATCACCTACTGTAGCCAGAGCAATGAGCAGTGAGAATAACTATTGTTTTGGTCTTTCATTTGTAAGGTCATGAATTTTTAAAACGTTAGTTATGTGCTGTTTCAGAATCAGAAAAAGGTCCAGTTAACTATTACCTAATTTCCACCTCCCGAGCAATcgtcacattttaaaaacagaattgtaaaGGTTATTATTCCAAATGAGCtctgaattatttaattattattatttactgcatttatataGCGTTTTTTATACAAACGTATCGCAAAGCGCTGTACATAGCACAAggtttaattagacatttttaatggttttcagctcttgaacagttgcagagttcaagttacttatacaatgttatagctaacttgaaatctgcaactgtttaaaagctgaaaacaattaaaaatgtataattaagcaaattatcggttcaattaagggttgTACGGTTACTATCGCGAAGTCACTCAGGTCCAGTTCACGTGATTTGAGATGACAGCGGGAGAGGGGTATTGGCCATGGTAACATTCACTCTTGCTTCGAGCAACGCTGACTGTGAAATGGGATTCAGCATACCTGTCaaaattgagttttcaaaataagggagcttttttGTGGCCTGAATTGGTGCATACCTTCTAAGATAAAAGCATATAACTATTCCACTTTACTATtgggtagaatgatagactgtgatagGCTGCTCCTTctaattgttttgaaaaataaaaaatacagaaaaataaccatgagatgcttcacaatgaaaacaaaaaagttaacacCACttagaagtaaacattttgtgtgtagtttagttcatataggctactgaggaaacaagtagagcattTTGTTTTGTCACGGTCAGAAACAGTTaaatatggtcctctatagtggagaaagacAATGCTGTTGGTCAACCAGgggatgaaaaggtgaaattcagctatcaagactaggatgacctgcagagtgagacgataacgcctTACCACTGCATacccagcatcccaaacaaagtgacccttgGTTTGAATATGCAGGATCTTCTCCGTCTTGCCCCCCTCTCCTCCGAAAGTGTTCCTGCCACTCCTGAACAAGAACCAAGCTACGCCGCAacaggaagtgcaccacagcagccatcctgaggccaaggccaggtgtgtgcttttatacagctcttagttagtcacttctacaatggtttgcgcCTTGTAAGGAGGCGCAGTTTTTGGAAGGTCAGCAAGTGCAAGCATTGATAATTCATCAACAATTCTACAGAGAGCTATTGCTCCACTTGTTGTCTGGAGTAGGGTACATTAAGTAAATGAGacgctcagagcagctcagtgaaagaaccctcTTAAAACAGTTCCATCTGAGCATGTAATTAACAAATGATTTCCAGAAATCAACTGTTTTAGgcagaaatattttcaaatgttgatATCATTTGAGACTGATGAATAAAGCAGATAGCTTAGCTTGTAATGTCAATGTTCAACAGTCAAAAGGTTCCTTATATAGCTAAGTTCGATTTTTCACGCAATCTATCacttcactgtttgtagtcactAAAACTCTGTGGTGGCTTGTGCAGCTCTGTAATCATAACTTGCACCAAGAAATGTACCTAACTTTGGGACAGACCAGATCAAAGCTATTAACATAAGTGAGGCTTTTACCTGTTATAAAGGACACTCCAAACTTGctgactgcacagcactgaaatTACAAATAGATAGTATTCTATTATATAATCACAGAGCTGCATGGCTCCAGTTGGTCCGTAACTAATCCCAGCAATACAGAACACTACACTACACAAGTATTGTAAGGATACCTTTAAAGAATTTGGTTGTTTCGCTTCTGTCCACCAGAGGGCAGGGTGAGCACCTTGAGTGGGAGAGGACCTGCTAAAAAGACTGTAGCATCTTGAAGTGTCTGTGTAAGGAAACCTACTCCAGACCAGACTTTGTGctgattaaatatttaaatgttaggGAGCACTTAaattattgttctgagtagttttatatatgttttttttttgtttgtttgtcttttttttaaaaaatgttaattgctTTGGAACCCACGTCAGTAAAagttcaagtttaaaaaataaaaaatccttaatgaaaatgcaaaatttaaggaattttatatataatcccctatatatatatatatatatatatatatatatatatatatatatatatatatatatatatatatatatttataagataTGCTTTCAGATTGTGTTGCACTTGCATGATCATTTCACCCCTTGTTTTCTGTCATTTATCATCTAGCTAATTCCCCTCTTGAcgttcagccagtaacatgctctGACCTAGAATCCACTGCTGAGTTGAAATGATCAAGGTTGTGTGCTTGTAACAGATTCCCTGGAAGTAATGTATGAAAACTAAAAGCATTCTTTAAGTTAGTGTAAAAAGAATATGCGTGTTTGCTTTACGTgtgcttctttaaaaactgcacatttgagacttggATGCTTGAACCCATTTGTTGTCCCACATCGTGGTATCCCTTAACAGAGGATCCTGGGTATAACTAGGTCACAAATTCTAGTTTTTCAGTAGATCACTTCTCACTTAACAGACCTTTTGATTTTAAACAAATTCAATTACATGAGCAGATCAACCAGCAAAGTCTGCAATGTATCCAGAATTTGAATGGAAACTGGAGAAATCCTCTTTTGTCCAATTGGCTATACCACCTACACTGTGATTGCACCAGCCACTGCCTGCCCTCATGCGAGACTGAAGCCTTAATGGCTAGTTCTGAACAcgattacatttaaattacttaTACTTGTTACAGGCTACAATGGCACTGTTACGAAACACCACTCACAATTTCATTGACACCCCATTCAAACGAATATATAATTCATACATATAGTCCACAAATAGTATAGTGACACATTTGATGATCCCACATAATAGGCTATGCTTAAGCCAGCCTGGCACTAGCTATCATATCCTTTAAACACACAGGTCTTTACAGTGCCACTACCCATTGTTGTTAACACTTGCAGTGTCTGTCAGATACTGTCCACCCATAATGTGACAAATCTTTTGGAAatttggtgctaaactgttttgaaagttttgcaccaagagcctactggtgctaattATCAAGTCATTCCCCTCACTCTTCAATAAGTTTTTAGTAATAAAAGGTATTAGACACAATTGTGTGctgcatatttataatatataatatataatctctTGAGACCAAAATTGCAATATTAAGAAACCTAATAGACAGACCTGAGTAGCCCAAACATTTgacatattaacaaaacaagaGCTCCAGAATTCAACTACACTCGATAGCTAGAAGGAAAGCTATGCACATTGTCCATGTCCGTTTCTTCGATGCTTGCATCGCCTGCCCCACCTGCTGCCTCCAGTCCACCCCATGCTtggctgtgtgatctgatgcagaGCATTTAAAGCATCTCTACAATTCCTGCCCAGTGTTGCCAATTTAGCTAATTTGTAAACACGACGAAGATTTTATAAATGAGAATGCGACATGTAGCTAATTTAGCTGCTCTGAATTAAATTTGGTGACATTGTAGCAACTTtctattctaaataaataaaatttaaaaaattgtaaataaaataatactttaaatttaAATCCAGCCCCCACATACTACAATACTCCCAAACCGCAAGCTCCCCTGATGTTCCTATCAGCTGTAAGGACTGTCACTTTGGCAGCAGATGCACTAGATTCTCCCTGCCGTCTTTCTTCACAGTTCAGAGGTGACAATCTTTATGATTGACATGGCAAATCATCTACCTCGCCTCGGGTGGCAGGCGGGCGATGGCCTAGTGTTTCTTTTCGCACTGTGCAAGTTAGTTTCTAGCAAAACGGTTGtgtttttgaagaaaatggcaGAAAGTCATCCAAAAACAATTGAGAAGGATACTTTTTAGAACTGGCTGAAGTGTGTCCTGGGACTGCAACAAAGCTTATTGCAAGTTTTGTAAAACCTCACTAAATGCAAAAAAGTCAGACCTGACTAAACATGCAAATACGACAAAGCGCACTGATTATGCAAAACCATTTTCACATGCTATAAGGGTGCATATTGATTCATTCACCTCGTCTACAACTGGGAATGTAGTTGTTCGAgaaactgaagcagttttttcttcatttatttacgTTTTAACTGGAACTCAGGAATAGACTCTACACAGAAGGTACTTAGTTTCAATAGCGTATGTttgaaattatataaatatttcaaaggtcTCAAGCACGGATTGGGTTCAGATTTGTTCAGTAGGGTCGGGTTTGGattgggttttaaatttaggcccaAGCAGACCCATTTATCTGAGCTGTCCAAAGCTTGATTTAAGGATTACCATGCATCTTGTCTGAGGCTACACGTGTCTAAGTGTTTGGCTATCTTTAACAACTCATTAGCACCACATTTCATCAGTGAGCTAGTGTCAGATGTTGGCGGTGGTCCATTCAGGTTACTTATAGATGAACTGAATGACATTTCTGTGGTCAAGGTTGGCGCCGTCATATGGTAATTtagtgtgaaattaaaaaaaagaaggtacAAGCTACAAGAAGGTAATCGCTGCAATTAACGTTGGGGCAGAGCCACAGGAGATCTTGCAGGCATGCTCGACTAGGTGGATTTCTGTTGAGCCAGCTGTAAGGAGAATTCTCACGGCAGTGGCTTGAACTGAAAGCACTGTTTGCTGTTGCGTGTGAGAAGTAGCGTTGTTACATGGCAGACCAGCTCTACCGACTTCTTTGTAATCCACAATTCAGACGTTTTGATATTTGTGAAAAATGTACCATCGGAGGTACAGGCAGTCAACAAAACATCCCAGAGAAATAACGTTGATCCAACAAAGTTAATTGACAGACTTGTAACACTTGGATGCAGTGTAACACTTTCTATGACACAGGTTGATTTCCTCACAGGTGCCATCCACCAACATCTGGATCATCATCCACAACCTGGATATGAGGCTGAGAAGACAATCAGGGAAGAAGCAGAAGTGAGAATACGAGGGCACTCTATAAACTTCATAGTGCTATTGTTACAGGAAATCTGAAATCGTTAACCAGACAATATCAAAATCTTACACCAAATGTCTACATTATCTGTGGAAGTGCTTCAACATACAAAGAAACCAGTAACGGGGCTGGCAGACATGTTTGTGGCATCACCAGAGGAAATAAGCTAAATTGAGATTCAGTGCCACAACATACATTATATCCAGTGTGAACATGTTGATGACACTGAAAAACTCTGGTGTGAAGTAAAATCCTACAAAGATGCTACAGGTGAGAATCCATTCAAAGAGCTGTGTAATCTGGCACGTACTGTTATTGCTGTGCCACACAGCAAGGAAGGTGCAGGGTGTGTCTTCAGTCAGTTTAATGtgattaaaaattaattaaaaaattgtctCTCATGGTGTACTGTGAACTCAATTCTTCATATTCGATATGGTCTCAAACTGCTGGCAAGGTACCCTACTAGTGCACCCTGCCCTGCAGCATGCTTACCACATTGGCATGCTGGCATCCTACTCATCTGGATGCAGAGAGTCAAATTCTGAAGAGGAGGAGCCCCCTTCAGAAAGGCAGTCCTCCAGACACACTTGTAGAAATTATTAAAGgttagataaatacattatatttaatgtTACTTCTATAACATTACACAGGCACCAGTTTGTGTGTGTACAATGACAATATATTTTGTGCAATTTTTTAATATAGTATTAGTTGTTAATCACCCACCCTCCTTTTTTCTGCTCTAGCGGCATTTGGCCAATCTGGAGACAAGTAGTAGGTCTAGTGACTTACCAAGTAGGAGTTGGCAACACTGCTCCTGCTGTATCTTTCTCTCCACATAAATTCGTCCAGGTACAATGTtatcttctgctgtgccctgcattgttttaaattgtttcttaacacaggTCCAGTACTTCTCCATGTTGTCCAGCCATAAACCataaagtcagtttgataagtgaccgggtattCCATAATGCAAACGTCTGTGAAGCGGTAGCAATAATCTGGCGTGGATACCCCCTGTCACTTCCACTGATAACAAaggacaataaacaaaaacaaacaccactgtCACCTGATACTATTGTAGATCTTGTAAAGAAGGGTCTTTGCGTgattaaaggcagactcatttgtgctgtgtcatgatgaaaatggccaataatattttactttaaaatgtaatgaacaaaccaagaattacaagtataacaaatcaaataaagaaaatatgcaCTTtcatggcaatgttcaattcaacatctataaatcacatttatttgtaataaatgttttttttttttttatttgttttaaagaacaaGTTTTTTCTTTGCTCAGTTTTAGGTGGAaggatattttataaaaatgacttttttgttaattaaaaatgtttttacattttttttttttttttaatttagttagctaacccattttataagcgcaataaggcacttcagggtgtatGATATGCTATAATTTCACCACGCCTCCTGACACACTCATGGCGttgtgatattagagtatattaTAACGCCCTTGGGTCTTCTGTAACCGCGTTCAGGAAGGTTCCGTGACCCAGTGTCAAAGGTTCaattgcagcaggtgttcagggacatCAGAGGCGGGAGAACTGACACCAATTCGAAGCTTGGCTTGCCGTACGCAGTTGCAACCATTCTTCTTACTCCACTGCTGGAGTAGGAAGAACTGTTGACAGTCTGCACAGTGGGGTGGAGGCAGCGTGGATGAATTCAGCAGAGAGTGACGAGAAGCCAGAGGGGGAGAAACTATAATACCGGAGCTGTTACATTGCCCCCAAAACAGAGGGGCAATGAGTCATTGCCATTGACAGTaatgaggaggaagaggaaccAGATACAAGGATAGAAGTAAACAGCAGTGGAGGCGGAACAGGAGCCAAGACGGACAGGAAACCCATTACCGGCAACCGTGACAACAAAGCCCACATCGTCCTGTTACAATATGATGGTAAGGCCAACTGGCAAG
The Polyodon spathula isolate WHYD16114869_AA chromosome 5, ASM1765450v1, whole genome shotgun sequence DNA segment above includes these coding regions:
- the LOC121315626 gene encoding bis(5'-adenosyl)-triphosphatase enpp4-like isoform X2, with the translated sequence MTASQKGKYCSRRGTIGKKKKLKFSTMLACCLFVLLVFSGFSTCHGHGIENDTVLGNSTVTPLLIVSFDGFKADYLKKYSFPNLEKFFSDGVLVDHVENVFITKTFPNHYSIVTGRYAESHGILSSSMYDPDANETFSLSHDSDSFWWEQATPLWVSIQQKGYKSAAAMWPGTDIKIHNLTASYYLKYQHNVSFQERVGNLTKWLSQDLVKFAALYWEDPDYSGHLYGPDNITEMTKALKEVDDHIGYLIDKLKQTELWSNINVIITSDHGMVQCSSDRLIRLDDCIGPKNYTLVDLTPVSAILPLTNVTYVYNLLKKCNPHMKAYMKEDIPDRLHYKNNRRIQPIILVADEGWTIVQNGSLPRLGDHGYDNTLPSMHPFLAAHGPAFRKGYRLNSINTVDIYSLMCHLLRLEEQPNNGTFTNTKCMLASEWCVNLPEVIGIVIGVFILLTALTCLIVMKSNASPSSRAFARLELQDDDDDDPLIG
- the LOC121315626 gene encoding bis(5'-adenosyl)-triphosphatase enpp4-like isoform X1, giving the protein MTASQKGKYCSRRGTIGKKKKLKFSTMLACCLFVLLVFSGFSTCHGHGIENDTVLGNSTVTPLLIVSFDGFKADYLKKYSFPNLEKFFSDGVLVDHVENVFITKTFPNHYSIVTGRYAESHGILSSSMYDPDANETFSLSHDSDSFWWEQATPLWVSIQQKGYKSAAAMWPGTDIKIHNLTASYYLKYQHNVSFQERVGNLTKWLSQDLVKFAALYWEDPDYSGHLYGPDNITEMTKALKEVDDHIGYLIDKLKQTELWSNINVIITSDHGMVQCSSDRLIRLDDCIGPKNYTLVDLTPVSAILPLTNVTYVYNLLKKCNPHMKAYMKEDIPDRLHYKNNRRIQPIILVADEGWTIVQNGSLPRFLILSPVGDHGYDNTLPSMHPFLAAHGPAFRKGYRLNSINTVDIYSLMCHLLRLEEQPNNGTFTNTKCMLASEWCVNLPEVIGIVIGVFILLTALTCLIVMKSNASPSSRAFARLELQDDDDDDPLIG